One Scylla paramamosain isolate STU-SP2022 chromosome 5, ASM3559412v1, whole genome shotgun sequence genomic region harbors:
- the LOC135100715 gene encoding uncharacterized protein LOC135100715, with amino-acid sequence MDDDPLLTEESDEEFRKMENDIDQFLSSIRENVSKTDLQSEATCSKDVNDYDSISSDDLENHSSYNSVHSVNNEQGLSSQPRKFNHNSSSNKKKQGWKQKKQGWRQKKWKGRGGVQKQWRSNSQEEQHGIRGRQFRQRELSRSGDEYDQYRGQSSNKRYSHHPQDSFSPREEDEYRWSLSPRGRDEIDQERSPRRNVYRHERSTLSRGRDEYFEGASLSPQERGNRQEERKGRYGHKRRRFSPEGIEHEHSQDSVIFDENFTHCRTSGSRSSEMESIYHKIYAEESDSPGCWSEDEENYDYGDQHTNPHWIHDDDDPFMGNDDDYSSSAGAINKASLVTACLERIVAANPEIVEKFSNACMSLLNKSVGTTCDSDYEYEESSCGSFADLSGRVSARSWRNSRSPSFSKGSFSGTSGSRSHRDRHEGSSRRIVVEYSQSPSPERGHSSRYDQKRPTAVASQTLSTKRRSSINHHKSGSEEDPKTSVIHSIKKIRKQCEEESNSIVRRALLALLKVHQRECDMYLKKPEAHPDYNKEYRVFLDKKSRSIMDLGGNPNDYNFQEDWKKYWPTQLARLFRQSWDTKMHKCTSMLLKKGHLSRSLSTSSRKEVTSQPHDKKQKISKHASERVNAEKSERRSEEVQNQEQQELEASSAAQCKAKKEEMDTELLSILKLLNHIKHKFKDCEASFDSFYQKALSFKQKNLDLSGILPGNVPLLEKIDTNLKETLEDEDLTLIQKAIIKETHERFKCFLKKSKENNSHVMKNCDDRNQVAEDLHPSVVTSLHTKKVIPAASCCTRTLTEVSIQKPKSQQALPTMTQEKHSDMTQPPPPGVTPPPSVVTPPPPGVTPPLGATPPLSGVTPPLHSVSPPSPGVTPVSVTVKTSPSGVISTPLYTVTSTPSVAALSFSIECAKSPQHITPAPSCNTSVPLHITPPPPGVTPPPPNISSSPPATLAHQSSSFAPSLASLPASQSLLVSNLPKSHDLASKVTQHPSTTSTSIVQSSKLLNDKDSIPISQTQPIHLPSKEFLRSTIKDCFLSASSPATERSLSTSIEEESLTLDSKVEESATSSVPTLPEDILKMFVVKPEDKSETIADNKSSDKLDTSVNEIKPAAKKRIKITIPQSSEKKRMPALNPILDDQELL; translated from the exons ATGGATGATGATCCTCTACTTACAGAGGAGAGTGATGAGGAGTTCAGAAAAATGGAGAATGACATTGATCAGTTTCTCTCAAGTATAAGAGAAAATGTATCAAAAACTGACCTACAAAGTGAAGCTACTTGCTCCAAAGATGTCAATGATTATGATTCCATTAGCAGTGATGACTTGGAAAATCATAGTAGTTATAATTCAGTGCATTCAGTGAATAATGAGCAAGGTCTCTCAAGTCAGCCAAGAAAATTTAATCACAACTCTTCctcaaataagaagaaacaaggatggaaacagaagaaacagggatggagacaaaagaaatggaagggccGTGGTGGAGTTCAAAAGCAGTGGAGGAGCAACTCTCAAGAGGAACAGCATGGCATAAGAGGAAGACAATTCAGACAAAGAGAACTGTCAAGGTCAGGGGATGAATATGACCAATACAGGGGACAATCATCAAATAAGAGATATAGTCACCACCCTCAGGATTCTTTCTCTCCCAGGGAGGAAGACGAATATCGGTGGTCCCTTTCTccaagagggagggatgaaattGACCAAGAGAGGAGTCCCAGAAGAAATGTGTATCGCCATGAAAGAAGTACACTCtcgagaggaagagatgagtatTTTGAAGGAGCAAGTCTTTCTCCTCAGGAAAGAGGTAATCgtcaagaagagaggaaaggaaggtatggACATAAGAGGAGGAGATTTTCACCTGAGGGAATAGAACATGAGCATTCTCAGGACAGTGTTATTTTTGATGAGAATTTTACCCACTGCAGAACTTCAGGATCAAGATCAAGTGAAATGGAGAGTATATATCACAAAATATATGCAGAGGAAAGTGACTCTCCTGGTTGTTGGTCtgaggatgaagaaaattatgattatGGAGACCAACATACCAACCCTCATTGgatacatgatgatgatgatccttTCATGGGAAATGATGATGACTACAGCTCCTCGGCAGGAGCCATAAACAAGGCCTCACTCGTCACTGCATGCCTGGAGAGAATAGTTGCTGCCAACCCTGAAATAGTAGAAAAGTTTTCCAACGCTTGTATGTCCTTACTAAATAAATCTGTGGGTACAACTTGTGATAGTGATTATGAATATGAGGAAAGTTCATGTGGTAGCTTTGCAGATCTGTCAGGTAGGGTTTCTGCAAGGAGTTGGAGAAACAGCAGGTCACCCAGCTTCTCAAAGGGCTCATTCAGTGGAACATCAGGATCCAGAAGTCACAGAGACAG ACATGAAGGCAGCTCACGAAGAATTGTTGTGGAGTATTCACAGTCCCCTAGTCCTGAGCGAGGTCACTCCTCTCGTTATGATCAGAAGAGACCTACTGCAGTAGCATCACAGACACTGAGTACAAAGAGGAG ATCCTCCATTAATCATCACAAAAGTGGCAGTGAAGAGGATCCTAAAACTTCTGTCATTCATTCTATCAAGAAAATTCGAAAACAGTGTGAAGAAGAAAGTAACTCGATTGTTCGTCGTGCTTTGTTGGCACTGTTAAAGGTACATCAACGGGAGTGTGACATGTACCTCAAGAAACCAGAAGCCCACCCAGACTATAACAAAGAATACAGAGTGTTTTTAGATAAAAAATCCAGGAGCATTATGGATTTAGGAGGGAATCCTAATGACTACAATTTTCAGGAGGACTGGAAGAAATATTGGCCAACACAACTAGCCAGACTTTTCAGACAGAGCTGGGATACAAAGATGCACAAATGTACATCCATGTTATTGAAAAAAGGGCATCTTTCTAGGTCTTTGTCTACATCATCCAGAAAGGAGGTGACCAGTCAGCCTCATgataagaaacaaaagataaGTAAACATGCAAGTGAAAgagtaaatgcagaaaaaagtgaaaggagatCTGAAGAAGTACAGAACCAAGAACAACAGGAATTAGAAGCAAGCTCTGCAGCACAGTGCAAggcaaaaaaagaggaaatggacaCTGAATTATTAAGTATTTTAAAATTATTAAATCATATAAAGCATAAATTCAAGGATTGTGAAGCCTCCTTTGATTCATTTTATCAAAAAGCCTTGAGCTTCAAGCAGAAGAATCTTGATTTGAGTGGTATTCTTCCTGGTAATGTACCTCTTCttgaaaaaattgatacaaactTGAAAGAAACTTTGGAGGATGAAGACCTTACTTTAATCCAGAAGGCTATTATTAAAGAAACTCATGAGAGATTTAAGTGCTTCTTgaagaagagtaaagagaacAATTCACATGTGATGAAAAACTGTGATGACAGAAACCAAGTTGCTGAAGATTTACATCCCTCAGTTGTCACTTCACTTCACACCAAAAAAGTTATCCCTGCAGCTTCTTGTTGTACAAGGACTCTCACAGAAGTCTCCATTCAAAAGCCAAAAAGTCAGCAAGCCCTACCAACTATGACACAAGAAAAACACTCTGACATGACACAGCCACCTCCCCCTGGTGTTACCCCTCCACCCTCTGTGGTAACTCCACCACCCCCTGGTGTAACTCCACCACTTGGTGCAACTCCACCACTATCTGGTGTAACCCCTCCACTCCACAGTGTAAGCCCTCCATCCCCTGGTGTAACTCCTGTGTCAGTTACTGTAAAAACATCACCATCTGGTGTCATATCAACACCACTGTATACTGTTACATCAACACCCTCTGTTGCAGCTCTATCTTTTAGTATTGAATGTGCCAAGTCACCTCAGCACATCACACCAGCACCCTCTTGTAATACATCAGTACCTCTACATatcacaccacctccaccaggtgtcacaccacctccaccaaacATTTCATCTTCACCACCTGCCACTCTGGCACATCAGTCATCAAGTTTTGCACCTTCACTAGCATCTTTGCCTGCCTCACAATCTCTCCTTGTCTCAAATTTACCCAAGTCTCATGATTTAGCTTCTAAAGTAACCCAGCATCCATCCACCACATCCACATCAATAGTACAAAGTAGCAAACTTTTAAATGACAAAGACAGTATACCTATATCTCAGACACAGCCCATTCATCTACCCAGCAAGGAGTTTTTACGCAGCACAATAAAAGACTGCTTCTTGTCAGCCTCTTCACCTGCTACAGAAAGGAGTCTCAGCACGTCAATAGAGGAAGAGTCTCTAACATTAGACAGCAAAGTAGAGGAAAGTGCTACTTCTTCAGTACCAACACTTCCTGAAGATATCTTAAAAATGTTTGTTGTAAAACCCGAGGACAAAAGTGAAACTATTGCAGATAATAAATCCAGTGATAAATTGGACACTTCTGTAAATGAAATTAAACCAGCTGCAAAGAAGCGAATTAAAATAACCATTCCACAGTCTTCAGAGAAAAAGCGTATGCCGGCACTCAACCCCATACTTGATGACCAGGAATTGCTGTAA